TTATGTGATTATCAAATCTTTTAAATGTCATTATACTTTATTAGTACCATTCATCATATTCCTATATCATATAGATTTATATATCTCAAAATGTAAGTAGAACATATTTAAATTACATACTATTATATTTCGTGTACATAGTGGCAACATATGATGGgagaaaaatgttatattattttgaAAACTTGTATTCTAAATTAAACCtagtattttttaattatttcatggTCATAATTTTACAGCTTTGTAGATGCATTAATCATATTTGTATAtaatcaattaatatatatttcaTAATGTGTAGTTATCATAGTTTATTCATCCCATATTCAATTTTCTATATGAAATATTAGATTTatctcataatcaaatcaatcatctcCTCTCtaaatcttaactatatatttaattcaattaatttatctaaattccaattccaaatcctaATACACATCTAAATTCAACTCAAGATAAACTAATAAGTTTGAATGCATGATTCTTGATTGATTAAACCGATATAGCTTGTTTTTGTCCTCTTTAGAGTTGGAGGACAACCCTACCAAAAATcaccaattaaaatatttaaatgatttttattttttttggtcaaGAACGATGAATAGGCATTTTAGATTTTATTAGAGACAAAGCTAAAAAATATTCTAGATATGTGCGTGCGTTCTAAGGGAAGGTGGCAGGCAATGGTGGACAATACTAAACTAACTTGTCGGTGACTAAGCTTTCTCTTTCCCACCACCATTGCGAAAGCTGCCCTATTAATTATCTTATAACATTAAGAAGAAAATTAATCCACATATCTTAGAAAACATTTGTTTTAATCAAAACCGCACGGCTTTCCAAGCAACACAAAAGTTTGAACGCTTCTCCTCTATTTTTAATGAAGGAATCCCGCATCCCAACGAATGTTTGCTGCGGTCACTACTCTTCACGAGGGATCTGATCCCGAGCAAAGACTGTCTCTAACCGCAATAATGTGCAATTAAAAATGTGATCTTGCGCAGTTTATAGATTTTCTAAATTCATAGATACTTTGCAGGTTTTATACGATGATTACATGGCACGACAAATCTGTACTTGCGGTTCTCAATTAcgagttgttttttatattgggCTTTGAATCTGAAATCTATCGTGATAGTCTTTCTTTTAGTTTTAAATCCTTTTGGGTATGGAGGCCAGTTGTTATGTCGCCCCATGAACAAACAACCACCGAAACAAGATAACGAATGAGCTGCGAAATGCAATTTTCAATCAATTTTGTGCACTGTTGGGGATTTGACCTCCTCACCTTTGCAACGGAACTCATGGGGCTACTTAAAGGGTTTTTTCTCTCTGGTTCTGCCTACCCTGCTTCCCCCTTTTTCGTTCTGTCTCCCTTTtgcttattttaggtttttttgatgTCAggcttattttaggttttttttattACGGCCTGCAGAAACGGTGTTTTAGACTTGAAGAGCCGGGGGCGTTCTAACAGAACGGAatagaaagaaaagaaacaaaaatctcCTCTGGATTCGTAGAAAAGGAGATTCTATCCTGTGATTAGGTTTAAGTAAAAAAGTTATTTTATGGCGGGAGGAGACGGAGCACCTTGTGGAGCTTGCAAGTTTCTTAGAAGGAAGTGTGTTAAAGGGTGTGTGTTTGCCCCTTATTTTTCTACAGAGGAATTGGGTGCAGCTCATTTTGCTGCCATTCATAAGATCTTTGGCGCAAGTAATTTCTCTAAGTTGCTCCAGCATATTCCATCAGAAGAAGAACGATTTGATGCAGTCGTTAGCATTTCGTATGAGGCCCAGGCTCGCCTTCAAGATCCAATTTATGGCTGTGTTTCACACATCTTTGCTCTTCAACACCAGGTTTTTGTATATGTCCTTATTTAGAATCTTCATGAGATCTTTAATTGTTCAATTCTAACTGTTTCTATGGTATGGTGTTCCATTCTTTAGGTTTATCTGTTCTATGAGATTAAATGCTGCTAACCTTACAAATTATATCCTTTGCCAAGCTCTCTGAATAGGAACCATGTGGAGACAAAGTTCTAACACGCCATAAGCTAATCTGCAAATTGATAGACTTTGTTAATGTTCTTCCATTACTTCACCCCAAGAAGCAATATGTGAACTCTAATTATAATATATCCACAGAGAACGTCCATAAATAATCTTAATAGTTAGGGTTTTACATCAATTTTCTTTTGGTATTCATCTTGACAATGAATCTAGAGTGTGATTCAGAACATTTAGAAAGAAAAATGTTTACATCATCTTATCCAAAAAAATTTCAATAGAATATTTGTGCACATCTGTATAGACAAATAGAAGTTCAGTTTTTACATTTATGTTTTCATTTATGTTTTCATTTTGATAATGGATCATAAAATGTGATTTAAAATCACATGATGTAATCCAAAAATCTTTCTATCGAATGACAATTTCATATCTTTATAGGTTAGAATAGCTTTTTTTGGTTCATTTGGAGTGATCACTATTCCTAAAAATGAGACACGAAGGAAAAACGCAATGCTGATCGGATTAACACTATGAGAAATTGAAGAAGGCGACTATTATTGGTCTGTAAATAGCATTCCATATGCGCTGCTTACAAATAAACATCACGCGCTTGAGAAGCTCAACAAAGAGTAACATCAAGTGGATGAGGGTTGTTTGTTGGATCCAATTGAAAAGGCTGCAATAATTGCTGGAACAGATTCTTTTCTTATTTAATATGCATTTATTTAATGACAGTAACTGGTAAATTATTACTTACTGGTATGAGGAATGAGATTCTTTGCTTGTTCTAAATTTCAGATCCTTTTAATTTGAAGAAAGCGAATGTGTACATTCCCTAGTAGAAAACAACCTCAAGTAAGCACCAAATGTTTAAATTTAACATGTATAAAGATAAGTCATTGGTCTTGCCATCGTAGAATTTAATTTCGAATCATGATGGGTAAGTTCATCTGCAGCTACTCATGCTCCTCTTGCAACATAAGATTTTGGTTAAGATTAAGACTAAGACTATATCCTGTAAGTCTTACATATAAGCTGATAATGAATACAATAAGAGGGAAATGGTTTTGCGTGCAACTTATAAATACATAGATTTTAGAGGCATGCGTGGATTTTCAATGATAAACTGATGCCATTTTCATTCCCAACATAGTAAGGTGAAGAGCATGGTATCGTATAGTACAGAGTTCGGTTAATGTAATTATAGTGCAATTTTATGTTCGATTAACTGATCTATTTATGAGAGTCGATTTCATGGATTAATTATTATTTTGAATTCAGATATTGATTTGGAAGTTCATTATAATAGAAAATCTAGATTTCACACAAATGAAACTTAATATGAAAAATCCAAAGATAATCTCTGAAAACTTTAAAATTAATTTGAAGTGTCTATAAATTTTAATAAAGAGTTATCTTCTATAAAATTTTTGGAGGATATGTGGATTTTCTGAGCTCTAACCATCCTTGATTCTAGTACAACTCTCTAAAAATAAAATGATTACAAAAAGAAATAAACTAAAACAGCTTTACCTGTGAGCAGATCCTCctcaaaattaatattttcaaaatgtATGCACTGCGACAGATCCAAGTCCAAATACATTCTTTTAGGGCTGATAATGGTACTAATTAGTGTTTAACTGTCTGTAAAAATCGTACACATTTACAAATATTTCaatttatatttctatatataaaGTTACTCATCTAGATGAAATGTTTTATGACTACAGGTCGCACATTTGCAAGCTGAACTGAGCTTTGCCAACGCTCGGCTGGCTGGTAACTCAGGCAGGACCCTATTGAGTCCCCACCATCAAAATCAATACGGTGAAATATCAACTTCATCGGTTAACAGTTCTCATGGACATTACAATTTATCAAATGAACTACAGTCAAACCATCGAAGTGAATCTGAAAACACTGGTTTTCGCCATGGAGATAAGAGTTCAAATCTCCTTATGCAAATGCAGGATTACTACCATAATCCCCTATCTGCAACCCAACAAAAAGATGTCTTTCATGATAATATAAATCCATTGGAAGCATGCCCAGAGCATGGAGGAGACCTCCAGGCTTTAGCATTTTCTCTCCTTAGAAGTAGAAGCTGAGCTCTCTTACATAGCGATTGTAATCAAATCTTCGTTAGTCTGTGCTACCAGCTTCCAAATGGTTAATAATTATTTTAGGGCATAAGTTTAGCATATAATATCAATATTTTGGACTCAACTTCCTGTTAATGTCcagtcaaattcaaatttcattgcTAGTGATGTATATAACCCTTTTATGGTCAGCACTTGTGATTTTGAAATAGAGGTAGTTTTCATATTTCTTTCCACCATAGAATTCCTAAGGTATAGAATATATTGCTGCATAATGAGACATATTGCTGCATAAGGAGCGCTAGAGGAACCCTGTCATCTGCTTATTAGACTCGAACAATATGGAGCTTGAATATTGTTTTTCAGGTTGAACAATGTGAACTTGTCACATTTTCAGATAAGTGCAGGTTGATTAACAGACTGGttgttattttttttgcaagttaattATGCTCAAATAGACCATCTGGGTTACCCAGTCAACAGTTCAAATAGTCTAAAACCTGTTGGCTGGGAGATTCGATATAATGTGTAGTATAAATtataaaagaaattgatgatttcatGGACGTACTTGTGCTATTTGCTTCCACCATTGAATAGTTGAGCCGTAGTACTTGTTGCTACATTAAAAGTCCTAGAGGAATCCTGTTGATTGTTTATTAGGTTCTAATTACATGTAGCTTCAGTGTTGTTTATCAGCTTTCAATAATGTGCAGCTTATCATATTTCAAAAAACTGCACTGATTTAAAGACTGaatgatattgttttctttgtcTATAAAAGTCAAGTGGATCATTTAAGTTACCCAGACAGTAATTCAATTTATCTGAAATGCTTTAACAGGGAAATTCTATATAATGCATATTGCATTATAAAAGCCTGAAGGTTTAGACTTGATAGAGGTAATTCTGATATTTCTTTAAATTTCCACCATTCAATACCTGAAGCATAAAACTTAACTGCTGCACAAAGACCCGCAGAGGGACCATGTCATTTGATTAATTAGGTTCCATTAATATGTACCTTCAATATTGTTTATTAGGTTTCAGTAACGTGTAGCTTCCCATTTATTCAGAAAAACCAATGTTGATTAACAGACTGAATGACATTCTTTTCTTAGTCATTTAGAGTCGAGTAAACCATCTGGGCTACTCAGTCAACAGTTCCAATATTCTAAAACACAGTTGTCTGGGAAATTTGATTAAATGCATAATACTAACTGTAAAAGCCTGAAGATTTCATAAAGGAAATTCCAATATCTATCTGCACTAGTGCAAAACTGAGATACATAACTGGATTCTGCATAAACACTCCTAGAGGAACATTGCCATTTGTTTACAACGTTCCAATAACAACTAGCCTTAATATTGCTCAAGAGGTTTCAATAATATGCAGCTTCACAGTTTTTTTGAAAAGTCCAGGTTGATTGACAGACTGGACGATATTATTTCATTTGTGAACTAGATTTAACTATCAGAGTTACCCAATCAAAAGTTCAAATACTTTAAAATCATCGACAGAGAGATTATAAAAACCAGTGGGTCGATTTCATAAAAGTAATTCTGGTATTTGTTTCCACCATTGAATACCTGAGGCAAACGACATATTGTTTTATAAAAAACTCTAGAAAAATCTTGCCATTTGTTTATCAGATTCCATTAACATGTAGCTTTAGGTGTTTTCCAAAAGTCCAGTTGGATTAACAGATTGGATGCTTTTGTTTTCTTACGAAAATAGAAAATCAATTAGATCTTTAAGGTTACCCAGTCAACGGCTCAACCTGTCCGAAATCACCTAGCACGGTGATTTGATGCAATACAGATTACAAATTATAAAACGCCAAGGGTGCGGATTTCATAGAGGAATTTCTGATATTTATTCCCACCTTTGAATACCTGAGGCATAGAACTTATGGCTATATAAGAAGCCTTAGACGAAACTTGCAATTTGTTTATCAGGATTTGATAGCATGCAGCTTGAATATTGCTTATCAGGATTTAATGTAGTGTATGCAGCTTCCCATATTTCATGAGAAGTCTAGGTTGATTAACAGACTGAATGATATGGTTTTCTTTGTCAGCTGATCAAGTAGATCATCTGAGTTCCTAAGTCATTACATAAAGTAACCTTGAAAATCATTTCGCAAGGAGATTGGATGCAATGCATATAACAAACTAGTAAAGGATGTCATAAAGGTGCCTCTTATAATATTTGTTTCCACCGTTGAATGCCTGAAGCACAGAACTTATTGCTTCATAATGGGCCCTAGAGGAACCTTGCCATTTGTTATTCAGGATTCAGTGACATGTAACTTCAATATTGTTTATCAAGCTTAAGTACCAAGTAGCTTCCCAAAGTTTCAGAAATGTTTAGGTCTATTAGGATACTGGCTGATATTGTTTTGTTGATAAAATAGATTATAACAAAATCTATAAACAGAAAAACCTAAGGTGCAGCCAAACTGAATTTCGCATGCACAAGGAATCACATTACAAGAGCAAGCTCGACTTGAAGTGATAGAAAAGTCATTCAATGTTAAAAGTAAAGTACCCAATGATTTACGTTAGATATGCTTCCCAAGGGACAAGACTCTTTGTCGCCAAGAAATGTTCATGTGCAGACAAATTTGTAAAAGCATAGACAAATGTGTCAGAGGTACGAAGTATTCAAGCTCAAACACATCAATTCGAGGTTGCACCGTAACTGAAAATATCAATTTCTCCTGTAAATGTTATTTTCAGTGAGATTAATTTGCAATGTAGGACATGACAATTCGTTCATTCTGGAATAGGGCTCAAAgagaaaactaaaacaaaaacCACAGAAATAAAAACTCTACAAATACAGGGGATCAACAATTCACAGTATGGTGGGACCAAAATAAATGCGCAAATCTGTCTATGTATCTATACATATGGTTCTTGAAATCCGGGATTTGTTTCTTCATAATATCATATCTTTATATATTCAACTCGATTTATCATTAGGTCAAGCTTCTAAATAATTCAAGTTATAACCTATAAAACGGAACATATCTCTATATACTtgtcttcaaaatcaaaatactaaaCTAAAAAGATAAAAGTCTTCATTCTATTTGAGGAGAAAAATATTCCATGCTTCTCAACTGGCTAGTCTTTTTGAGTTCAGTGTAGTTTTGATCCTGTCAATTGATAAATTCACTGTTATGATTTTATAGACAGTGAAAGAGTTGTGTATCAGGTTGCACATGAAGTAAATGAAAGGGGATTCACTGAAGGGACCATAAATTTGTTTTACATCTTTGTTGCATTTGTAATATGCTGTTTTTCATTTATTGTAAAGGTCTTTTAGGCTTATATAATAGTAAGAAATATATTGAATGTTTAGTAACACATATTTTGGGGTATTTATATAGAATATTTTTGTTTGGCTAAGATTATCATATTAATATGTAATTCTTTTCTTATAGACCCTTAGGATGATCCTTTATTTAAATGATCACACATTCCATATTCTAGGTGTATGGTCCCTTCACTAGGATTATAAAGGTATTTCTTGAGAGTCAAGATATGATTAATTTTCCATTTCTAATGATTTTCAGCCCTCGGTATTTTTCATTTGAGTAAAAATCAATAGAAAGAGATTCATGTTGATGATATCTCAAACAac
This genomic stretch from Cryptomeria japonica chromosome 8, Sugi_1.0, whole genome shotgun sequence harbors:
- the LOC131067079 gene encoding LOB domain-containing protein 29-like translates to MAGGDGAPCGACKFLRRKCVKGCVFAPYFSTEELGAAHFAAIHKIFGASNFSKLLQHIPSEEERFDAVVSISYEAQARLQDPIYGCVSHIFALQHQVAHLQAELSFANARLAGNSGRTLLSPHHQNQYGEISTSSVNSSHGHYNLSNELQSNHRSESENTGFRHGDKSSNLLMQMQDYYHNPLSATQQKDVFHDNINPLEACPEHGGDLQALAFSLLRSRS